The genomic stretch GACGCAGAAGCGATTGTCGATGGCGCAGGTCGCAGCGACCGTGATCAGCGCGCAGGACGTGATGACCGGGCTGGGTTTGATCGGCGACGGCGAACGCTGAGACGTCTTCATGCTTTATCTCCGAGTCGTATCTTGGAGTCGGACCGCGACTGCACTGCACAATGCTTAAGCATCGCTGCTGATAATTCAGCCCTGCCTCAAGATTGACATCGCGCCGGCTTTTCTGCTGTAACTTCGATATTGGCGATGCGTGACAAGTAGTCCGGATCGTCATGGCGGCCGGTCGGCCGTTTTCAAATCTGGCTATGTAGCCCTCGATGTGTGCCTGACGGCGCTATCGGGGGTTTTTTGTTTTGCGCAATGTCGACTGCGCGATCATGGAGTTGTGCGCGATGACATTGGATGTTCCGGCTGCGACCTCGAATGAGATTGTCGTCGCCTGCGTGCAGATGCAGCCGGCATTCGGCGACGTCGCCGCCAATGTGGCGCATAGTCTGGATCTGATCGAACAGGCCGCCGCGCGCGGCGCCAAGCTCGTGGTGCTGCCGGAGCTGGCCAATACCGGCTACATGTTTTCCTCGCGCGAGGAAGCGTTCCGGCTGGCCGAAGAGATTCCATCCGGTCCGACGGTGGCCGCATGGACGGATTGTGCCGCACGGCATGGCCTGCACCTGGTCGCCGGCATCACCGAGCGTGCGGGTGGCGACCTCTACAACAGCGCCGTGGTGATCGGCCCCGAGGGCTATATCGGTACCTTCCGCAAAGTACATCTGTGGAACGAAGAGAATTTGTATTTCGAGCCGGGCAATCTCGGATTCCCGGTGTTTCACACCGCGATCGGCCGGATCGGCGTGGCGATCTGCTATGACGGCTGGTTTCCCGAGACCTATCGGCTGTGCGCGCTGCAAGGTGCCGATATCGTCTGCGTACCGACCAATTGGGTGCCGATCCCCGGCCAGGCCGAGGGCCGCGAGGCGATGGCCAATATTCTGGCGATGGCCGCCGCGCACAGCAATTCGCTGTTCATCGCCTGCGCCGATCGTGTCGGCACCGAGCGCGGCCAATTGTTCGAGGGGCAAAGCCTGATTGTCAGCTACACCGGCTGGCCGATTGCCGGGCCGGCCAGTCGCGACGGCGAGCAAGTGCTGACCGCCGCGCTCGATCTCGGCGCGGCGCGGCGCATGCGCAATTGGAACGCATTCAACCAGGTGCTGCGCGACCGTCGCACCGACGTCTATGACCAGATGCTAGGAACCGGCCTCAAGCCCGGCTGGTACTGACCAACGCCTCGAACATGAAACGTCACCCCCAACCCCAGGAGTATCGATCGATGACCGTCTCTCGTTCTGTTACGATGTTGCTTGCGGCCGCCGCCACCTCGGCGATCTTCGCCGGCACGGCATTCGCCGCCGATGCGATCAAGATCGGCGTGCCGGTCGGTCTGTCCGGCGCCAACAGCGTGGTTGCCCCTTCGGTCGTGCAATCGGCCGAATTGGCGATCGCGGAAATCAACGCCAAGGGCGGCGTTCTTGGTCGCCAGCTTGCGCTCGAAGTCGCTGACGATGCCTCTGGCGCCGCCGGCGCGCAGAAGGCGTTCGACAGTCTGGTGTTCCAGAAAAAGGTCGACGTGCTGATCTCGATGGAGACAAGTGCGGCGCGCAATGCGGGGCTGCCGATCGTGGCGCGCGGCAAGGTGCCCTATATCTACACCTCGTTCTATGAAGGCAAATCCTGCAGCCCCTACATGTACGTCAATGCCTGGGTGCCGGAGCAGCAGGTGCCGCCGATCGTCGACTATTTCACCAAGGAAAAGGGCGCCAAGACCTTCTTCCTGATCGGCTCTGACTACGCCTTCGGCCGTGGCATGCTGGCCTTCACCAAGGCCTATATCGAAAAGACCGGCGGCAAGGTGGTGGGCGAGGAATATCTGCCGATGAACGGCACCGACTGGACCCCGATCATCTCCAAGCTGAAGAGTGCGGCTCCGGGCGCGCTGATCACCTCGACCGCGGGCGGCGCACCGAATGTGACGCTGACCAAGCAGCTGCGCGCCGCCGGCGTCACGCTGCCCTATGGAAATCTCGCGGTCGATGAAGGCACCGCCAAGAGCATGGGCGCCGACGCCGAGGGAATCTATCTGTCGGCCTCCTACGTCACCGGGATCGACAGCCCCGCCAACAAGACGTTTCTGGCGGCGATGAAGAAGAAGTTTGGCGACGATCTGAAAACCCCGAACGATCTGTCGGTGCCGGAATATGAGGCGGTCTACGCCTACAAGGCGGCGGTCGAGAAGGCCGGCAACACCGACCATGCGGCGGTGCTGAAGGCGCTGGGCGAGGTCTCGGTCGACGGGCCGCGCGGCAAGATCGCGATGTCGGACCAGCATCATGCGGCGTTGACGATGTATCTTGGCCAGGTGCAGGCTGACGGCAGCGTCAAGGTGATCAGCAGCTTCGCCAATGTCAGCCCCGGCGAACAGTGCCCGAAGCTTAAATAGTCAAATGTCCGCGCGGCGGGGCATCGCGTCCCGCCGCCGCGATCACAGGTAGTATCTCATGGTCACGCTCGCTCTCGATATTGTCAGCACAGCCGCGATCCTGTTCATCGTTTCGGCCGGTCTGTTGATCGTGTTCGGCGTGATGAAGATCGTCAATTTCGCCCATGCCTCGTTTATCACCGTCGGCGCCTATGCGGCGTTGCTGACGGCGCGCTCCGGCCTGCCGCCGGTGCTGGCGCCGCTGGTGGCCTTTGTGCTGGGAGGATTACTGGGAGCCGCGACCGAGCGCATCGTGGTGCGACGGCTCTATCGTCGGCCGCTCGATGCGATCCTGGCGACCTGGGGCCTCGGCATCGTGATTGGTCAATTGGTGACGCTGATTTTCGGCCGCGAGGTGCAGTTCGTGCCGTCCCCGATCCACGGAACGTTGGCGCTGTTCGGCGTCGACTACTCGCTCTATCGGCTGCTGTTGGTCCCGGTCGCGCTGGTGATCGCGGCGTTGTTCGCCGGATTGCTCAACGGCACTCGCCTTGGCCTGTCGACCCGCGCGGTGATTATGAACGAGAATCTGGCGCAGGGGCTCGGCATCGACAGCAGCCGGGTCCGCCTCATCACCTTCGGCATCGGCTGCGGTCTTGCCGCGGTGGCGGGCGCGCTGATCACGCCGCTCGCCAGCGTCGATCCCAATATGGGCCTGGCCTATTTGATTGGCGCCTTCATGCTGGTGATGGTGTCGGGCGGCTCGCTACTCACGCTCGGCCTGTCGTGCTTCGTACTCGGCGGCTTGCAGGTCATCACCAGCACCTTCATCAGCCCGATCCTCGGAGGCTTGACCATCGCGGTCCTGGCCGCGGTGGCACTCCGGCTTCGCCCGCAGGGATTCGCCCGTGCCTGACATCAACGCCATTGACATCAAGACGCCGGCGCGACGCTCCGGCGAGCCACGGCCGATGCTGCGCATTGCGGTTGCGGCGCTGGGTGCGGCGGCCGTCATCATGGTCGGGCCCTGGCTGCTCGATACCTATACGGTCAACATCCTGGTTCGCGCCTTCTTTGTGGCGATCGCCGCGCTGACGGTGGATGTGCTGTGGGGCGTCAGCGGCACGCTGACCTTCGGCCAGTCGGCCTTTTTCGGCATCGGCGGCTACGCGCTGGCGATCGTTTTTACCCAATTGGGGTTTGGTCCGGGGCAGGCGTTGCTGGCGCTCGCAGCCGCAGTCGGGGTTGCGGCCATCGTGGCCGCAATGGTCGGCTGGTTGTCGTTCTATCCCGGATCGACGCCGCTCTACGCCTCGGTGATCTCGCTGGTGCTGCCGATCGTGGTGGTGCAGATCCTTTATTCGGGCGGCACCTTCACCGGCTCCTCCAGCGGGCTGGTCGGCTTTGAGAGTTTCGATCTCGATCTGGAGAGCTGGTTTCGCCTGTCGGGCCTAGCGGTGATATCCGTGCTGGTCGTCACCTGGATCGCGCTGCGCAGCGATGCCGGACGCGTGCTCGGGGCGATGCGCGACAATGACGAGCGTTGCAGCTATCTCGGCATCGATACGCCGCGAGTCAGGATCGGCTTGTTGGTGATCGCGGGCGTGGTCGCGGCGCTGGCCGGATTCGGCTATGTCGGATTCGGCGCGGTCGCGGCCCCGGAGAATGCCGGCTTCGTATTCGGCACCCAATTGGTGGTGATGGTGGCGCTCGGTGGCCGCGGCTCGCTGATCGGCGCGGTGATCGGCGCGGTGGTGATCGAAGTCGCCAGCGCCTATCTCTCCAGCAGCCTGCCGTTCGTCTGGGAGTTGCTCGTCGGCATCGCCTTCGTCGTGGTGATCGTCGTGCTGCCGGGCGGGCTGCTCGGAGGCTTGCACGATCTGGGCCGGATGCTGCGCCGGCGTGTCGCGGCGGCGCCTGCCGCGGCCCCGGTGATGCTGCGCACACTGCCGCAAGCGGATGCCGCGCCCGATTGCGCCGACGTGGTGGTGGAAGTTGCCGGGCTTTCCAAGCATTTCGGCAGCCTGTCGGTGCTGAGCCAGATCTCGTTCACGGCGCGGCGTGGCGAACTGGTCAGCCTGGTTGGACCCAATGGGGCAGGCAAGACCACGCTGATCCGCTGCCTGGCCGATGGCGCCGAACGCTCCGAAGGCAGCGTGCGGATTGCCGGGCAATCGATCGAGCGGCTGCCGGCCAATCGCATCGTCGGTCTTGGGCTGGGCCGAAAATTCCAGGCGGCCTCGGTGTTCGAGACCCTGAGCGTGGCCGATTGCCTGCGCGTCGCCCGCGTCAAGAGCGAGCGGCCGTCGTTTCTCTATGCCTCGCCGATCCTGACCTTGCCGGCTGCGGCACGCGCCGTCGTCGAGAGCTCCGGGCTGGCCGAACGGCTGGGCGAGGAGGCGCGGTTTCTCAGCCACGGTCTGAAACAGGCGCTCGAACTCGCGATGGTTCTGGCGCTCGAGCCGAAGGTGTTGCTGCTGGATGAGCCGACCGCGGGGCTGACCCGTGTCGAACGCCAGGGCTTTGCCGAGATTCTCACCGCGCTGGTGGCGCGCGACCGATTATGCGTGCTGATCATCGAACACGATCTCGATTTCGTGCGCCAGATCTCGTCGCGGATCATCGTTTTGCATCAAGGCCGGATCGCGCTCGATGGCGCCGTCGCCGAGGTGGTCGATGCGCCGTTGGTTCGCGAGATCTATACAGGCCGGCCAGTGGCGGATGCCAAGGGAGTGACAGCATGACCGCCGCCGCGCTCGAACTGATTGGCGTCACCAGCGGCTATGGCAGCTCGCCGGTGGTACACGACGTGTCGTTGCAGATTGCGCCGGGCGAGATCCTGGCGCTGGTCGGCAAGAACGGCATGGGCAAATCGTCTTTGCTGAAGACAATTCTGGCGTTCCTGCCGGCCTGGAAGGGGGCGGTGCGCCTCGATGGCCACGACGTCACCAGGCTGGCGCCGCATCGCAAGCGCGCGCTCGGGCTGGCCTATGCGCCGCAGGAGCAGGCGCTGTTCCAGGACCTCACCGTGCGCGACAATCTGCGGCTCGGACTTGCCGACGACCGCAAATTCGAAGCCTTGCTGGCCGATGTCAGCGGCTGGTTTCCGATTTTGACCGCGCGTTTGGCGCAACGCGCCGGCACGCTGTCGGGCGGTGAGCAGAAGATGCTGATCGTGGCGCGCGGACTGATTGCGGAGCCGCGGCTGTTCTTGCTCGACGAGGTGACCGAAGGCCTGCAGCCCTCGGTCGTCGACCGGCTCGCCGAGGTGCTGGCGACGACGCGACGCGAGCGCGGCACCGCGATGCTGGTGGTCGAGCAGCATCTGCCCTTCGTGCTGGGCCTTGCCGATCGTTTCGCGGTGTTCAAGCGCGGTGAGGTGGTCGATGCCGGATTCGTCGATGCCGGTTCTGCCGAGCGGATCGACGAATACATGAGCCTGTAAAGCGGACGTCAACAGGACGGCGCGGACGAGGGTGCCCCCCGCGATCCAAAGACGTCGATCGCAATGCAAGGGGTGGTCTTCGTCGACCCTCCAATGTTCTCAGTTCGAAGTGCTGTCTGGAAAGTCATTCGAAGGGTTGCGGGTCCGGGTTTTGAACCTACACGGCAGGCTCAGGCAAATGAGGGAAGAAATATCGAAGAATTGGGTGATGCGGGGAAGACGGTAACGCTCTCCGGCGACCAGATTAACGTCAGGCAATCACGCTACGAGCGTGTTCTTCAGCAGGCCCTAGCAACGAGTCATGGAGATCGAATCTCCATGACTCGTTCCAAAAATGGCAATCGGGATTATTCCGCGCTGCTGCTGATGGTCAGGATCGGCACGTCCTTGCCGTCCTGGATCTCGTAGAGTGCGAAATCACGGCTCTTGAGCATGCCATTTGGCAGGAAATCCGCCGATGAACTGGCGCCGTCATAGTTGATGGACTTGCCCGCCGCGAGAAGCTTGGCGCCTTCGGCGAAATTGGTCGCTCGTTCGCCGGGGCCGTTTGCGACCTTCATGATGTGATCCGCCACCGCGCGCGGGTCGGTGGATTTGGCGCTGGTCATGGCGAGCAGGAGGAGGTTGATCTCGTCATAAGCGGCGCAACCATAGGGGTTCAAGATCTGACCGTTGGGCTTGAGGCCGACCAGGCGCAGATAGGCGTCATAGGTATCCTTGCCGACCGGAGGAACCGGTGATCCGTGCAGGATGCCATTGGCGGCGGAGCCGACTGTCTTCTTGAAATCGGGGCCGATGGCGAAGGATAGCGCGATCACCTTGCCGGTGTAACCGCCACGAATGAGCTCGCGGTACAGAGCCGTGAAATCGGTCACGTAGCCTGCGAGGAACAATGCCGGCGCCTTGCTGGCGATCAGCTTCTCGGCCTCGGCACGATAGGAGATCTGAGTGGGGTTGTAGTAAAGCGGTTCGCCGACGATCTCGCCGCCGACATCCTTCAGCGCCTTGCCGAAGGACGCGCCCATCGAGGCTGCGAAGTCGTTTTTGGGACCCGCGAAGCCGACCTTCAGCAAGCCGCGCTTGGCGGCGAGGCCGGCCAATGCGACGCACCACGCCTTGTTGAGCGGCTGCAGATTGTAGCAAAGATGCTTCTTGTCGCCATCCGGCAGGAAGTCGGACGAGCCGGTGAAGAGCTGGACCACGTTCGCTTCCTGGCACAGCGGCATGATGCCGAGCGTCACGGATGACGCCCAAGTCCCGATGATCGCCGAAACCTGGTCGGCATCGATCAGTTTGCGCGCTGCCCGCACGGCTGCTTCCGGATTGGTTTCCGAATTCTCGGTGATCAACTCGATCTTCCGACCTAGGACGCCTCCGGCGGCATTGACCTGCTCCACGACGGCCAAATGCGCCTTGTTCTTCTCGGGCCCATAAGGCGCGCCACCGCCGGACAGCGGGATGAGGCTGCCAATCTTGATCGGCGAGGATTGCGCCAGTCCCTGGCGAAGAAACGCCGGCGCCGCGAGGGCGATCGTCGATCCAGTGAGGAACAATCTGCGTGATAGCTTCATAGGGTTGATCCTTTGGGTGAGATGATACGGGGCGCGGCTTCTGCTGGCCGTTGATGTACCTCGGGCAGGAGTCCCTCCGGTCGAAAACGGATCATCACAATCAACACGCTGCCGATGATGATGAAGCGCAGGGCCGAGACTTGTTCGGCGTCGAGAAACGCCAGCCACGGCGAGAGGAAGCGGGTCCCCTCGTAAATCGACACGACGGCGAGAGAGCCGAGCACGGTGCCGACCATGTTTCCGGCGCCGCCGACGATGACCGACATCCAGACGAGAATTGCCACGGGGGTGGTGAAGTTCTCCGGTGTGATG from Rhodopseudomonas sp. BAL398 encodes the following:
- a CDS encoding nitrilase family protein, producing the protein MQPAFGDVAANVAHSLDLIEQAAARGAKLVVLPELANTGYMFSSREEAFRLAEEIPSGPTVAAWTDCAARHGLHLVAGITERAGGDLYNSAVVIGPEGYIGTFRKVHLWNEENLYFEPGNLGFPVFHTAIGRIGVAICYDGWFPETYRLCALQGADIVCVPTNWVPIPGQAEGREAMANILAMAAAHSNSLFIACADRVGTERGQLFEGQSLIVSYTGWPIAGPASRDGEQVLTAALDLGAARRMRNWNAFNQVLRDRRTDVYDQMLGTGLKPGWY
- a CDS encoding substrate-binding protein, with protein sequence MTVSRSVTMLLAAAATSAIFAGTAFAADAIKIGVPVGLSGANSVVAPSVVQSAELAIAEINAKGGVLGRQLALEVADDASGAAGAQKAFDSLVFQKKVDVLISMETSAARNAGLPIVARGKVPYIYTSFYEGKSCSPYMYVNAWVPEQQVPPIVDYFTKEKGAKTFFLIGSDYAFGRGMLAFTKAYIEKTGGKVVGEEYLPMNGTDWTPIISKLKSAAPGALITSTAGGAPNVTLTKQLRAAGVTLPYGNLAVDEGTAKSMGADAEGIYLSASYVTGIDSPANKTFLAAMKKKFGDDLKTPNDLSVPEYEAVYAYKAAVEKAGNTDHAAVLKALGEVSVDGPRGKIAMSDQHHAALTMYLGQVQADGSVKVISSFANVSPGEQCPKLK
- a CDS encoding branched-chain amino acid ABC transporter permease, with translation MVTLALDIVSTAAILFIVSAGLLIVFGVMKIVNFAHASFITVGAYAALLTARSGLPPVLAPLVAFVLGGLLGAATERIVVRRLYRRPLDAILATWGLGIVIGQLVTLIFGREVQFVPSPIHGTLALFGVDYSLYRLLLVPVALVIAALFAGLLNGTRLGLSTRAVIMNENLAQGLGIDSSRVRLITFGIGCGLAAVAGALITPLASVDPNMGLAYLIGAFMLVMVSGGSLLTLGLSCFVLGGLQVITSTFISPILGGLTIAVLAAVALRLRPQGFARA
- a CDS encoding ABC transporter permease subunit — protein: MLRIAVAALGAAAVIMVGPWLLDTYTVNILVRAFFVAIAALTVDVLWGVSGTLTFGQSAFFGIGGYALAIVFTQLGFGPGQALLALAAAVGVAAIVAAMVGWLSFYPGSTPLYASVISLVLPIVVVQILYSGGTFTGSSSGLVGFESFDLDLESWFRLSGLAVISVLVVTWIALRSDAGRVLGAMRDNDERCSYLGIDTPRVRIGLLVIAGVVAALAGFGYVGFGAVAAPENAGFVFGTQLVVMVALGGRGSLIGAVIGAVVIEVASAYLSSSLPFVWELLVGIAFVVVIVVLPGGLLGGLHDLGRMLRRRVAAAPAAAPVMLRTLPQADAAPDCADVVVEVAGLSKHFGSLSVLSQISFTARRGELVSLVGPNGAGKTTLIRCLADGAERSEGSVRIAGQSIERLPANRIVGLGLGRKFQAASVFETLSVADCLRVARVKSERPSFLYASPILTLPAAARAVVESSGLAERLGEEARFLSHGLKQALELAMVLALEPKVLLLDEPTAGLTRVERQGFAEILTALVARDRLCVLIIEHDLDFVRQISSRIIVLHQGRIALDGAVAEVVDAPLVREIYTGRPVADAKGVTA
- a CDS encoding ABC transporter ATP-binding protein, with the protein product MTAAALELIGVTSGYGSSPVVHDVSLQIAPGEILALVGKNGMGKSSLLKTILAFLPAWKGAVRLDGHDVTRLAPHRKRALGLAYAPQEQALFQDLTVRDNLRLGLADDRKFEALLADVSGWFPILTARLAQRAGTLSGGEQKMLIVARGLIAEPRLFLLDEVTEGLQPSVVDRLAEVLATTRRERGTAMLVVEQHLPFVLGLADRFAVFKRGEVVDAGFVDAGSAERIDEYMSL
- a CDS encoding ABC transporter substrate-binding protein, producing the protein MKLSRRLFLTGSTIALAAPAFLRQGLAQSSPIKIGSLIPLSGGGAPYGPEKNKAHLAVVEQVNAAGGVLGRKIELITENSETNPEAAVRAARKLIDADQVSAIIGTWASSVTLGIMPLCQEANVVQLFTGSSDFLPDGDKKHLCYNLQPLNKAWCVALAGLAAKRGLLKVGFAGPKNDFAASMGASFGKALKDVGGEIVGEPLYYNPTQISYRAEAEKLIASKAPALFLAGYVTDFTALYRELIRGGYTGKVIALSFAIGPDFKKTVGSAANGILHGSPVPPVGKDTYDAYLRLVGLKPNGQILNPYGCAAYDEINLLLLAMTSAKSTDPRAVADHIMKVANGPGERATNFAEGAKLLAAGKSINYDGASSSADFLPNGMLKSRDFALYEIQDGKDVPILTISSSAE